In Salegentibacter mishustinae, a single genomic region encodes these proteins:
- a CDS encoding GIY-YIG nuclease family protein, whose amino-acid sequence MRVSFVYILECADNTYYTGVTSNLEKRMIEHQGGAHPERYTAKRRPLKLVFFAEFTDINFAIIREKQIKKWSRAKKKALINGRFEDLPNLAKKNFS is encoded by the coding sequence ATGAGAGTCAGCTTTGTATATATCCTGGAATGTGCTGATAACACCTATTATACTGGAGTTACCTCTAACCTTGAAAAAAGAATGATTGAGCATCAAGGCGGAGCTCATCCTGAGAGATATACCGCTAAAAGAAGACCTTTAAAACTGGTGTTTTTCGCGGAATTTACAGATATTAATTTTGCAATAATTCGAGAAAAACAAATTAAAAAATGGTCTCGAGCTAAAAAGAAAGCTTTAATAAATGGGAGGTTTGAAGACTTACCGAATCTGGCTAAGAAAAACTTCAGTTAG
- a CDS encoding YdbT family protein encodes MPQISKKVTFFRRNYFFIMGGIWLFFGITMLIVKTYDVMAYGYTIIGLVYAVVGYFKKDLPLEFIRWDDEKIEISEWQQSTRFYSWERIDGIKVSATNLTIKSGPAGGTMVELKGYTEADIEKLKTELTPEQNLATA; translated from the coding sequence ATGCCGCAAATTTCTAAAAAAGTCACTTTTTTCCGAAGAAACTACTTCTTCATTATGGGAGGGATTTGGTTGTTTTTTGGGATTACTATGTTAATAGTCAAAACTTACGATGTTATGGCTTATGGCTATACAATCATCGGACTCGTTTATGCCGTGGTTGGTTATTTCAAAAAAGACCTGCCATTAGAATTTATCCGTTGGGATGATGAAAAAATAGAAATTAGCGAATGGCAACAGAGCACTAGATTTTATAGTTGGGAGAGGATTGATGGTATAAAAGTTTCAGCCACCAACCTGACCATAAAGTCGGGACCTGCAGGTGGAACTATGGTCGAGCTGAAAGGCTATACCGAAGCCGATATAGAAAAACTAAAAACCGAATTAACTCCCGAGCAAAATTTAGCTACCGCCTGA